The stretch of DNA AACGAGAAGCTCGACAAGGACCGGTTCCGCCGCGACCTGGGCGGGCTGATGGATGCCTATCAGGAGGTGGCCCGCCGCCTCGGCATCCTGATGGAAAACGAAGATCAGACACCCCGCACGGGACCCGTGCTTGTGAAATAAGCCTGGTCACGTAGCTGCCATGCGCCCACCAGTGGGCACGCCGGTGGGGTCCCTGATATTTTCAGGGACCCGCCAACCCGATTCGAAACCTCGCCCCCGCGCCCGTCACTCCTGACACGCATGCGGCGAGCACCAAGGAGCTCCGCCAGAACAGGCCGGAGAACATGTCCATGAAGGCACGCGTTCACGTCACGCTTAAGAACGGCGTTCTCGATCCCCAGGGCAAAGCCATCGAAAAGACGCTCGGCAATCTGGGCTTCTCAGGTGTTGGTGATGTCCGTCAGGGCAAGGTCATTGAACTGGACCTCGACGAAACCGATGCCGCCAAGGCAGAAGCCGCCGTCAAGGACATGTGCGAACAGCTCCTCGCCAATACGGTGATCGAGAACTACACCATCGAACTGGATGCTGCGTAATGAAGGCAGCAGTTGTGATCTTCCCTGGCTCCAACTGTGACCGGGATACGCTGGTGGCGCTGGAACGCATCACCGGACGTAAACCCACACAGGTGTGGCATACGGAAACCGAGCTTCCCGCGTGTGACCTTGTGGTCCTGCCCGGCGGCTTCACCTATGGCGACTATCTGCGCGCCGGTGCCATGGCGGCCCGCTCACCTGTGATGGCCGCGGTCAAGAAGCGCGCCGAGGATGGCGCGCATGTGCTGGGCATCTGCAACGGCTTCCAGATGCTGACCGAAACGGGCCTGCTGCCCGGCGCATTGATGCGCAATGCGGACCTCAAATTCCTGTGCAAGGACGTGCATCTCAGCGTCGAGCGCAACGATACGGCCTTTACCCGCAAATACCCGACCAGCAAGCCGATCCGCATTCCCATTGCCCATCATGACGGCAACTATTTTGCAGACGACGAAACCCTGGCCCGTATTGAAGGCGAAGGCCGCGTGGCATTCCGCTATGTCACCAAGGACGGCGCGCCTAGTGACGCTGCCAACCCCAATGGCTCGCGCGGTAATATTGCAGGCATCTATTCAGACGATCTACGGGTGCTCGGCATGATGCCTCACCCCGAGCGGCTGATTGAACCCGCCCTTGGCGGCAGCGATGGCCGCCCGATGTTTGAAGGTCTTCTGGAGGCCCTTTCCTCATGAGTGAAGCTGTTTCAAACGAGCAGGAACTCCCGCAGGCGGACCCCGGCGTCCATGAGCCGGAGATCACACCGCAGATCGTCAAGGAGCACGGCTTCTCTGAAGAAGAGTATGCCCGCGTGCTGCGTGCCCTGAACCGCACGCCGACCATGACCGAGCTTGGCGTTTATTCCGTCATGTGGTCCGAACACTGCTCTTACAAGTCGTCGCGCGTGTGGCTGAAACAGCTGCCCACAACCGGTGAACAGGTGATCTGTGGTCCCGGCGAAAACGCAGGCATCGTGGATATT from Pyruvatibacter sp. HU-CL02332 encodes:
- the purS gene encoding phosphoribosylformylglycinamidine synthase subunit PurS, producing the protein MKARVHVTLKNGVLDPQGKAIEKTLGNLGFSGVGDVRQGKVIELDLDETDAAKAEAAVKDMCEQLLANTVIENYTIELDAA
- the purQ gene encoding phosphoribosylformylglycinamidine synthase subunit PurQ; the protein is MKAAVVIFPGSNCDRDTLVALERITGRKPTQVWHTETELPACDLVVLPGGFTYGDYLRAGAMAARSPVMAAVKKRAEDGAHVLGICNGFQMLTETGLLPGALMRNADLKFLCKDVHLSVERNDTAFTRKYPTSKPIRIPIAHHDGNYFADDETLARIEGEGRVAFRYVTKDGAPSDAANPNGSRGNIAGIYSDDLRVLGMMPHPERLIEPALGGSDGRPMFEGLLEALSS